A DNA window from Eikenella exigua contains the following coding sequences:
- a CDS encoding pyocin activator PrtN family protein, which yields MNPTLDTGFMLALRYRAPVISLETACADFMPHLSIEIARRRAKVQTLPFPVFQADKSQKTTFFVNVSDLAAWLESSREQATETWMKMHNQD from the coding sequence ATGAATCCCACCCTCGACACCGGCTTTATGCTCGCCCTGCGCTACCGCGCCCCGGTTATCTCCCTCGAAACCGCCTGCGCCGACTTTATGCCGCACCTGAGCATAGAGATAGCCCGCCGCCGCGCCAAAGTGCAAACCCTGCCCTTTCCGGTTTTCCAGGCGGACAAATCCCAAAAAACAACTTTTTTTGTAAACGTTTCCGACCTCGCCGCCTGGCTGGAATCCAGCCGCGAACAGGCCACCGAAACATGGATGAAAATGCACAATCAGGATTAA
- a CDS encoding DUF551 domain-containing protein, whose amino-acid sequence MDYQQFTFGDLVRFIDADNAPEKEARNLFVVQKGGRLCRIASEYYSYLIPAKNLEIVPKTPWIAPTEKLPEAEKPVAILVVGEEQDYCDIDAIDPQTNDWINYPASPAEYAVAYWMPLPRQLLEQARGEAERLPDGRYQIFEKAT is encoded by the coding sequence ATGGATTATCAGCAATTTACCTTTGGCGACCTCGTACGCTTTATCGATGCCGACAACGCCCCGGAAAAAGAAGCCCGCAACTTGTTTGTGGTGCAAAAAGGCGGACGGCTGTGCCGTATTGCCAGCGAATACTACTCATATCTAATCCCAGCGAAAAATCTTGAGATAGTGCCAAAAACACCGTGGATTGCCCCCACCGAAAAGTTGCCCGAAGCCGAAAAACCCGTAGCTATTTTAGTGGTGGGCGAGGAGCAAGATTATTGCGACATCGACGCCATCGACCCGCAAACCAACGATTGGATCAACTACCCTGCCAGCCCCGCCGAATACGCCGTAGCCTACTGGATGCCGTTGCCGCGCCAATTGCTGGAACAAGCGCGCGGAGAAGCCGAACGCCTGCCTGACGGTCGCTATCAGATTTTTGAAAAGGCTACCTGA
- a CDS encoding DNA cytosine methyltransferase, giving the protein MRYGSLCSGIEAASVAWEPLGWQPAWFAEIEPFPAAVLKHHWPHIPNRGDMSKFKEWPNDPIDLLVGGTPCQSFSVAGLRKGLADPRGNLMLTYLAIANRYRPRWLVWENVPGVLSSNRGRDFSSFLNGLAELGYGFAYRILDARYFGVPQRRRRVFVVSHIGGWQRAAAVLFERQSLQRHPPAGGTTQENPAAFIEGSFGAYRQSDSAGTLKASGGALAGGSETLLMVHGQQDPCASDQAFALDCQGRGNTNVVCIAGNIIDRQHHNGGNGVGADDSGIRYTLTATDRHAVSDGAQVRRLTPHECERLQGFPAGHTQIPWRGKPAAVCPDGPRYKAIGNSMAVPVMRWIGERIEQVNQIKEQ; this is encoded by the coding sequence ATGCGCTACGGCAGCCTGTGCAGCGGCATCGAAGCCGCATCCGTGGCGTGGGAACCCTTGGGCTGGCAGCCCGCATGGTTTGCCGAAATCGAGCCGTTCCCCGCCGCCGTTTTAAAACACCACTGGCCGCACATCCCCAATCGCGGCGACATGTCCAAATTTAAAGAGTGGCCGAATGACCCAATTGACCTTCTTGTCGGCGGAACCCCCTGCCAGTCCTTCAGCGTTGCCGGATTGCGAAAAGGACTGGCAGATCCGCGTGGCAACCTCATGCTTACCTATCTTGCCATTGCTAACCGATACCGCCCCCGCTGGCTGGTATGGGAAAACGTCCCCGGCGTTTTGTCGTCAAATCGAGGGCGCGATTTTTCCTCCTTCCTCAACGGGTTGGCGGAACTCGGGTATGGGTTCGCCTACCGCATTCTTGACGCTCGATACTTCGGAGTCCCGCAGCGGCGCCGCCGCGTCTTCGTTGTCAGCCATATTGGAGGCTGGCAACGTGCCGCAGCGGTATTATTTGAGCGCCAAAGCCTGCAACGGCATCCTCCAGCGGGCGGAACTACGCAAGAAAACCCTGCCGCCTTTATTGAAGGCAGCTTTGGCGCGTATCGCCAATCCGACAGCGCCGGAACGCTGAAAGCCAGCGGCGGCGCCCTAGCTGGCGGCAGTGAAACCCTGCTGATGGTGCACGGGCAGCAAGACCCATGCGCCTCCGATCAAGCGTTTGCACTCGACTGCCAAGGCAGGGGCAACACCAACGTTGTTTGCATTGCAGGAAACATCATCGACAGGCAGCACCACAACGGCGGAAACGGCGTAGGTGCAGACGACAGCGGCATCCGCTACACCCTAACCGCCACCGACCGTCATGCCGTATCCGATGGCGCGCAGGTGCGCCGCCTCACTCCCCACGAGTGCGAACGCCTGCAGGGCTTTCCCGCCGGGCACACGCAAATACCTTGGCGTGGCAAACCAGCCGCCGTCTGCCCGGACGGGCCGCGTTACAAAGCCATCGGCAACAGCATGGCCGTGCCGGTGATGCGCTGGATAGGCGAGCGCATCGAGCAAGTAAACCAGATCAAAGAGCAATAA